In Setaria viridis chromosome 5, Setaria_viridis_v4.0, whole genome shotgun sequence, the genomic stretch GGAGCTTTACAAAGATCCTGAAAGGTAATAGAAAGAATTACATTCATATATCTAGTATAGTATCTATAGTTATCTGCTTTCAGGTTTCCCTGCTGTTCTTTGTTTACATCTAATATTTCTTTACTTATTTTAATCTTATCTTATAATGAtgcaatttatttatttaatgctcTATACTGTTCAGTGCTGATGAGGGTAAAAAGATCATGAAGGAAGCTGAACTTATAGCTCCCCAAAGTAAAAGAGATAATCAAGGTGATCAGCATGAATGTCTTGGACATTTTAAAGACAGGTCAAATCTtactcattctgaattttttttccgcTGTTGATTCCATGAAGGTAATTCTTTCAAAGAAATGATAAGGGCATCAAAGGAGGAGTATGAGCAACTTCCTCCTTACATGAAGAGTCTAGCATCATGGGAGGTCTGAATTTCTTTATAACTACTTAACTTTTGTAATTTTACCCATAGTCCTTTATGTGGATACCGATGGTTGCAAAATCACAGCACATAATTCTTGAAATTAGTATATTATTTTACTTCTAAGAAAATCAATTGAAGACAAATACTCTGCAACATCTTCACTTCCTATTTCCTCCAAGTTgttgattttatttttctgtCGTTGCATTCTTGATCATGAATGGACCTGTGGTTTTGTAACTCATGAGCCATGAAGATAGTTATGTTATCCTAGATTCCTAGTACCTCAAAGCAATTTACTATATGATAGCTTCGTCATCCTAGACTCCTAGTCATCTACCTCAAAGCAATTTACTGTGATGATTTTTTCCGCTTTCTATTGCATCAGGAATTGCAGGAGGGAATATCAAAACTAAATTCATACTTCGGTAGTGACGAAGCCAAGGGAAGCGTTTCGTTGAATCAAGATGATGTTGGAGCAATAGGGTTGGGTATGTGCAGTTACTTTTCTTAGCCGATTGATTTGAAAGATATCAAATGTTATAGCACTCCGAACAAAATCTTTTTGTCAGATTGCTGCTCCATTGACACATGCTCTTGATGAATTTTCTGTTGTGGCTAACATCTTTGTGGTGTTTCCATTCTGCATTTGTTCCCTCTAGGGCGCAAAGGAAGAGCCTGCTTGCTTATGCTGCTCCGGCTGAATCAATTAACTATGGAGGCAGTTGATGGATCTACCTTTTACACCCTACGCAAGAACAACTCGTAGTCTATTTTTGGAACTCTGGGAGGTGCATCGAATTTGAATAGTCGATACTTGATAGCCTGATACTAATATAAGAGTGTTGTGTATTAAGTTCTGGTTCAAATCTTGTGTGTTGTTAATGCATACTCAAACTCAGTTGAAAAGGTGAATTTGATTGCACGAGCAGAAGCTCTTTGCTCGTGTTATGTTTACTCTCTTTCTGCATGCTTGTATGACAAACAACATATGTGGCGGACTAACATGGTCTTCGATTTGGCACGGATTCGTCGATCCGACGATAAGGCATCCAGCGGCCCCGCGGCCTTTGCCAGGTCGAGCTAGATTTTATTCCCGCTGCCAAACGCGTAACCTTGCCGGGAACAATAACGGCACTTGTTTCGTTTGGCCAAAAAGAACAAGGCAAGGTTCTAACTCAACGCAGACCATAGTTTATTCACGCTTTCATTAACAATAGCAGTTCAGCCAGCAAGACACTGACTCATCTTGCCATCACAGAAACGAACAGTGACTTGCGCTGGCTAATGATGCGCGTAGCATACATACAGCAACATTCATCCACACGTGAAGAATGGTGGGAGGGTCGAATGCACCAATCTCGTAACTGATTAAGGAAGGTGGCCGAGGTATCATCAACGGTTGTGTAGACGACATCAGGAGGTGGCCTCCACACCAACCGCTGGATCGATGTCGAAGTTGCTCTGGTCACCCCTGGCGAAGATTGAGAGCGCGAGGGACAGCAGTATGTTCAGTGGAAACACAGCCTCTGCATGAACAGAACAGGCATCAATCATAAGAAATTAAGAAGTCTCTAGACTGATGTGTGCATCATAGGGCACGCAGGCAGGTAGAAGGTGTGCAGATGAGATGGGTGAATCAAATTCAAATGCCCCATGTGAGCAGTCAGCACCTTCGATCCACTTCAGAATTTCCTCCTCTGGGAGATGCACCTTCTGCAAGGTCCTGCCGGCCTTCTTTTCCCACATCGAAATGAGCTCATTGTGGGACACCACATTCGTGGGCCGCCTCATGTACAGGATCTTGTTCAGGGTCCTCGCATCATCAACCACCCTCATTGTGTAGGTGGCGATGTCATCTTTGAACACAAACACAGCTGCATCAACATGTGTGCATCAACAATCCAGGCAGCATTGATATATCTGCTCATTCTATAGGGAAAAAGGATACATCGGTACGCAACTCATTGGTTCTTAGTTACCTTTGGCATCACCATCTCCTAGGATGGTGATCTTGCTGGCAGGAGGGCCAGCACCGATGGCCGTGACATCGCCGATGCTTGGGAGGTAGGTCTCTGCGAAGCTGTTGCAGCTGACATAGGTGTGAGGTATCCCCTCTGCCTCGATCACCCGCCGGAAGTTGGCTTTCAAAGCACATAGTGACACCGCTGGATCCACCGTGTGGAGTCGGTCCACATCGGAGCCGAACTCAGATGGCACAGACCTCTGTACAACAAAGTCTTCAGTGTTTGCAGAGATCAATATAATACAAATAAAGGAAGAAACTCCATTAAAAGTTTAAAACTGACCTTAACACTGCCTGCCTCCTTGATTGCAGCAACGATCCTTGTTTGCTCGGCAACCTGATGAGGCCCCACTGCCGAGATGACAATATCGGCACACTTGATGG encodes the following:
- the LOC117857503 gene encoding isoflavone reductase homolog IRL-like isoform X1, whose translation is MWSSPQIQSWSMEPKEDMDMEKSRVLVIGGAGDIGKHIVAASVHLGHPTAILIKEFAPSDIIKVQLLNSWVNSGASLLKGDLFDHESLVKAIKCADIVISAVGPHQVAEQTRIVAAIKEAGSVKRSVPSEFGSDVDRLHTVDPAVSLCALKANFRRVIEAEGIPHTYVSCNSFAETYLPSIGDVTAIGAGPPASKITILGDGDAKAVFVFKDDIATYTMRVVDDARTLNKILYMRRPTNVVSHNELISMWEKKAGRTLQKVHLPEEEILKWIEEAVFPLNILLSLALSIFARGDQSNFDIDPAVGVEATS
- the LOC117857503 gene encoding phenylcoumaran benzylic ether reductase Pyrc5-like isoform X2, whose protein sequence is MWSSPQIQSWSMEPKEDMDMEKSRVLVIGGAGDIGKHIVAASVHLGHPTAILIKEFAPSDIIKVQLLNSWVNSGASLLKGDLFDHESLVKAIKCADIVISAVGPHQVAEQTRIVAAIKEAGSVKRSVPSEFGSDVDRLHTVDPAVSLCALKANFRRVIEAEGIPHTYVSCNSFAETYLPSIGDVTAIGAGPPASKITILGDGDAKDDIATYTMRVVDDARTLNKILYMRRPTNVVSHNELISMWEKKAGRTLQKVHLPEEEILKWIEEAVFPLNILLSLALSIFARGDQSNFDIDPAVGVEATS